In Clupea harengus chromosome 13, Ch_v2.0.2, whole genome shotgun sequence, one DNA window encodes the following:
- the fam120b gene encoding constitutive coactivator of peroxisome proliferator-activated receptor gamma isoform X1, with amino-acid sequence MGVQGLNHFMENWCPDTCIKVDLRKMAVDHMTAHPGSTPTLVVDGMACVRQWYSCQAWVHGGQWKEYMHILNEFVSAFSAAGIKLVFYFDGVVEERKRAEWVRRRLRSNKDIAKIFHLIKSDGQQPGRDISLPSGLATFSRFALKSLGQETKCSTREGDYEIATYANSHNYMGILGQDSDFVIYDTVPYLSASKLCLQSMTTVLFSRERLCHALGLEKTDLPLIACLLGNDVVPETCMRHVRDRAINEYRNRHGRHQGEKVFAVAEFISSCHPLRDGSGGIASLSLSVADTQLLENGMHSYVLPGQRFPWTNQELCDTGSVCAMERFVDAAILKAAKEKHTRAECFMIYNILYDGVVECSNTLEDEENTELPSQASVFQPIREHIYGLLLPTQPDHAVPVPAVKEWFVFPGNKLKEPKMVSPKQFSDSDIKPDLRDLWFRKDTEVRHLQLSTFLALLELKEYAEVLDTLEVPLVAVVCLVTYIVLQVTHLSLEDVDAYLSQAVCVRFKTYTDLCHTKVPCVDPRAVQLGSLFVRGLTYLVTANSACGSPFSMEDLMPWRMFDGLLFHQKYLLAHSGRPSEELLEGNSSWISQFYSLRELVLNTCRRRGRTIQTAPRRTQQEPGRPLNQEAGYWGDSTPRHCESSLHSNRPCSRGPGAHMQGRGSQSSARRPNRRRYHLAPRWPQHNPRPSYP; translated from the exons ATGGGTGTTCAGGGACTGAACCACTTCATGGAGAACTGGTGCCCAGACACATGCATAAAAGTGGACTTAAGAAAGATGGCAGTGGATCACATGACTGCACACCCAGGCAGCACTCCCACACTGGTAGTGGATGGAATGGCCTGTGTAAGACAGTGGTATAGCTGCCAAGCGTGGGTTCATGGAGGACAGTGGAAAGAGTACATGCACATCCTGAATGAGTTTGTATCTGCATTTTCTGCAGCAGGTATTAAGCTGGTGTTTTACTTCGatggggtggtggaggagcgTAAGCGAGCTGAATGGGTGCGACGTCGGCTCAGGTCAAACAAGGACATCGCTAAGATATTCCACCTAATTAAGAGCGACGGCCAGCAACCTGGCAGGGacatctccctcccctctggCCTGGCCACCTTTTCCCGGTTTGCCCTCAAGTCACTGGGACAAGAGACCAAGTGCTCCACCCGAGAGGGTGACTATGAGATTGCCACCTATGCCAACAGTCACAACTACATGGGCATCTTAGGCCAGGACTCAGATTTTGTCATATACGATACAGTTCCTTACCTGTCTGCGAGCAAGCTTTGTTTGCAGAGCATGACTACAGTGCTGTTCTCCAGGGAAAGGCTATGTCATGCCCTGGGGCTGGAAAAAACAGACCTCCCACTGATCGCTTGTCTTCTGGGGAATGATGTTGTCCCAGAGACCTGTATGAGGCATGTCCGAGACAGAGCTATAAATGAGTATCGCAACAGGCATGGGAGACATCAAGGGGAGAAGGTGTTTGCTGTTGCGGAATTCATAAGCAGTTGTCACCCCCTCAGAGATGGGTCTGGGGGCATcgcctctctatcactctctgttGCAGACACACAGCTACTGGAAAATGGAATGCATTCCTATGTACTTCCAGGTCAAAGATTTCCATGGACCAATCAAGAGTTGTGTGATACTGGTTCAGTATGTGCAATGGAGAGGTTTGTTGATGCAGCTATATTGAag GCTGCCAAAGAGAAGCACACAAGAGCCGAGTGCTTTATGATATATAATATCCTGTACGATGGAGTGGTTGAATGCAGTAACACTCTTGAAGATGAAGAGAACACTGAACTCCCCTCTCAGGCATCTGtgtttcagccaatcagagagcataTATATGGCCTTCTGCTGCCAACACAACCAG ACCATGCTGTGCCAGTACCTGCGGTGAAGGAGTGGTTTGTCTTTCCTGGAAACAAACTCAAGGAGCCCAAAATGGTGTCACCTAAGCAGTTCAGTGATTCAG ATATAAAACCAGATTTAAGAGACCTGTGGTTTAGGAAAGACACTGAAGTGAGACATCTGCAGTTGTCCACTTTCTTGGCTCTCCTTGAGCTAAAGGAATATGCTGAGGTCCTGGATACCCTTGAAGTTCCATTGGTAGCTGTTGTATGCCTGGTCACATACATCGTCCTACAG GTGACACACCTTTCTTTGGAAGATGTAGATGCTTATCTGAGTCAAGCCGTCTGTGTCAGGTTCAAGACGTACACAGACTTGTGCCACACAAAG GTTCCCTGTGTGGACCCCAGGGCGGTGCAGCTGGGTTCCCTGTTTGTGCGGGGACTCACCTACCTGGTGACGGCCAACAGTGCCTGCGGCTCTCCCTTTAGCATGGAGGACCTGATGCCCTGGAGGATGTTTGACGGCCTGCTCTTCCATCAGAAGTACCTGCTGGCACACTCCGGCAGGCCCAGCGAGGAACTCCTGGAGGGCAAC AGCTCATGGATCTCACAGTTCTATTCTCTCAGAGAACTGGTTCTCAATACCTGCAGGAGACGTGGTAGAACAATACAGACAGCTCCACGGAGAACTCAGCAAGAACCTG GGAGGCCTTTGAACCAGGAAGCAGGCTATTGGGGAGACAGCACCCCAAGGCATTGTGAGTCGTCACTGCACAGCAACAGGCCCTGTAGCAGAGGGCCTGGAGCCCATATGCAAG GTCGCGGATCTCAGTCAAGTGCACGCCGTCCAAACAGAAGGAGATACCATTTAGCTCCAAG ATGGCCCCAGCATAACCCTAGGCCCTCCTATCCATAA
- the fam120b gene encoding constitutive coactivator of peroxisome proliferator-activated receptor gamma isoform X2: MGVQGLNHFMENWCPDTCIKVDLRKMAVDHMTAHPGSTPTLVVDGMACVRQWYSCQAWVHGGQWKEYMHILNEFVSAFSAAGIKLVFYFDGVVEERKRAEWVRRRLRSNKDIAKIFHLIKSDGQQPGRDISLPSGLATFSRFALKSLGQETKCSTREGDYEIATYANSHNYMGILGQDSDFVIYDTVPYLSASKLCLQSMTTVLFSRERLCHALGLEKTDLPLIACLLGNDVVPETCMRHVRDRAINEYRNRHGRHQGEKVFAVAEFISSCHPLRDGSGGIASLSLSVADTQLLENGMHSYVLPGQRFPWTNQELCDTGSVCAMERFVDAAILKAAKEKHTRAECFMIYNILYDGVVECSNTLEDEENTELPSQASVFQPIREHIYGLLLPTQPDHAVPVPAVKEWFVFPGNKLKEPKMVSPKQFSDSDIKPDLRDLWFRKDTEVRHLQLSTFLALLELKEYAEVLDTLEVPLVAVVCLVTYIVLQVTHLSLEDVDAYLSQAVCVRFKTYTDLCHTKVPCVDPRAVQLGSLFVRGLTYLVTANSACGSPFSMEDLMPWRMFDGLLFHQKYLLAHSGRPSEELLEGNSSWISQFYSLRELVLNTCRRRGRTIQTAPRRTQQEPDSRDCL; this comes from the exons ATGGGTGTTCAGGGACTGAACCACTTCATGGAGAACTGGTGCCCAGACACATGCATAAAAGTGGACTTAAGAAAGATGGCAGTGGATCACATGACTGCACACCCAGGCAGCACTCCCACACTGGTAGTGGATGGAATGGCCTGTGTAAGACAGTGGTATAGCTGCCAAGCGTGGGTTCATGGAGGACAGTGGAAAGAGTACATGCACATCCTGAATGAGTTTGTATCTGCATTTTCTGCAGCAGGTATTAAGCTGGTGTTTTACTTCGatggggtggtggaggagcgTAAGCGAGCTGAATGGGTGCGACGTCGGCTCAGGTCAAACAAGGACATCGCTAAGATATTCCACCTAATTAAGAGCGACGGCCAGCAACCTGGCAGGGacatctccctcccctctggCCTGGCCACCTTTTCCCGGTTTGCCCTCAAGTCACTGGGACAAGAGACCAAGTGCTCCACCCGAGAGGGTGACTATGAGATTGCCACCTATGCCAACAGTCACAACTACATGGGCATCTTAGGCCAGGACTCAGATTTTGTCATATACGATACAGTTCCTTACCTGTCTGCGAGCAAGCTTTGTTTGCAGAGCATGACTACAGTGCTGTTCTCCAGGGAAAGGCTATGTCATGCCCTGGGGCTGGAAAAAACAGACCTCCCACTGATCGCTTGTCTTCTGGGGAATGATGTTGTCCCAGAGACCTGTATGAGGCATGTCCGAGACAGAGCTATAAATGAGTATCGCAACAGGCATGGGAGACATCAAGGGGAGAAGGTGTTTGCTGTTGCGGAATTCATAAGCAGTTGTCACCCCCTCAGAGATGGGTCTGGGGGCATcgcctctctatcactctctgttGCAGACACACAGCTACTGGAAAATGGAATGCATTCCTATGTACTTCCAGGTCAAAGATTTCCATGGACCAATCAAGAGTTGTGTGATACTGGTTCAGTATGTGCAATGGAGAGGTTTGTTGATGCAGCTATATTGAag GCTGCCAAAGAGAAGCACACAAGAGCCGAGTGCTTTATGATATATAATATCCTGTACGATGGAGTGGTTGAATGCAGTAACACTCTTGAAGATGAAGAGAACACTGAACTCCCCTCTCAGGCATCTGtgtttcagccaatcagagagcataTATATGGCCTTCTGCTGCCAACACAACCAG ACCATGCTGTGCCAGTACCTGCGGTGAAGGAGTGGTTTGTCTTTCCTGGAAACAAACTCAAGGAGCCCAAAATGGTGTCACCTAAGCAGTTCAGTGATTCAG ATATAAAACCAGATTTAAGAGACCTGTGGTTTAGGAAAGACACTGAAGTGAGACATCTGCAGTTGTCCACTTTCTTGGCTCTCCTTGAGCTAAAGGAATATGCTGAGGTCCTGGATACCCTTGAAGTTCCATTGGTAGCTGTTGTATGCCTGGTCACATACATCGTCCTACAG GTGACACACCTTTCTTTGGAAGATGTAGATGCTTATCTGAGTCAAGCCGTCTGTGTCAGGTTCAAGACGTACACAGACTTGTGCCACACAAAG GTTCCCTGTGTGGACCCCAGGGCGGTGCAGCTGGGTTCCCTGTTTGTGCGGGGACTCACCTACCTGGTGACGGCCAACAGTGCCTGCGGCTCTCCCTTTAGCATGGAGGACCTGATGCCCTGGAGGATGTTTGACGGCCTGCTCTTCCATCAGAAGTACCTGCTGGCACACTCCGGCAGGCCCAGCGAGGAACTCCTGGAGGGCAAC AGCTCATGGATCTCACAGTTCTATTCTCTCAGAGAACTGGTTCTCAATACCTGCAGGAGACGTGGTAGAACAATACAGACAGCTCCACGGAGAACTCAGCAAGAACCTG ATAGTAGAGACTGTCTGTGA
- the dld gene encoding delta-like protein D, translating to MGRQSVLIAAILCVLTCQGLCSGVFELKLQEFLNKKGVTGNTNCCKAGIASGLQQCECKTFFRICLKHYQTNVSPEPPCTYGGAVTPVLGSNSFQVPEMTSKDSFTNPIRFNFGFTWPGTFSLIIEALQTDSVDDLSTENPERLISRMTTQRHLTVGEEWSQDLQIGGRTELKYSYRFLCDEHYYGEGCSVFCRPRDDAFGHFTCGERGEIVCNSGWKGQYCTEPLCLPGCDEEHGFCDKPDECKCRVGFSGKYCDDCIRYPGCLHGTCQQPWQCNCQEGWGGLFCNQDLNYCTHHKPCMNGATCTNTGQGSYTCTCKPGFSGENCEVEVNECSDNPCRNGGSCTDKENSYTCACPPGYYGKNCELSANDCADGPCFNEGRCINNPDGGYYCQCPAAYAGFNCEKKIDHCSSNPCSNGAKCLDLVDSYLCQCPDGYVGDHCNDNVDECASFPCQNGGSCQDGLNDYTCTCPPGYTGKNCTNPVSRCAHNPCHNGATCHEREGRYICACVPGYGGRNCQFLLPEANGQPMVEGHDKHYGEGDDKGEEQSEYFPWMAVCAGIILVLLLLLGSAVLVAFVRVKLQRRSQLMETRSERETMNNLANNCSRDKDLSVSVIGTSQVKNINKRVDFHSDNSAGLGGNSEKNGYKSRYLSVDYNLVHELKQDEACGRDDLEKGDPKCEAKGDAKCEAACEPLDSDLDEKHRNRLKSDASEKKRPESSSCKDTKYQSVYVISDEKDECIIATEV from the exons ATGGGACGCCAGTCAGTTCTGATAGCTGCCATCCTTTGTGTGTTGACGTGCCAG GGGTTGTGCTCCGGGGTGTTCGAACTGAAGTTGCAAGAGTTTCTCAACAAGAAAGGAGTGACGGGAAATACGAACTGCTGCAAAGCGGGGATCGCATCAGGCCTCCAGCAGTGTGAATGCAAAACGTTTTTTAGGATCTGTTTGAAGCACTACCAGACAAATGTATCGCCGGAACCTCCTTGCACCTATGGAGGTGCAGTTACCCCCGTGTTGGGATCCAACTCCTTCCAAGTTCCCGAGATGACGTCTAAGGACTCATTCACCAATCCAATTCGCTTCAACTTCGGCTTTACTTGGCCG GGGACCTTCTCGCTGATCATTGAAGCGCTTCAGACGGATTCCGTCGATGACCTTTCAACAG aAAACCCAGAGCGTCTCATCAGTCGGATGACAACACAGAGGCACCTCACAGTGGGGGAGGAGTGGTCTCAGGATTTACAAATTGGTGGAAGGACGGAGCTGAAGTACTCCTACCGATTTTTGTGTGATGAACATTACTACGGCGAGGGCTGCTCTGTCTTCTGCCGCCCCCGCGATGATGCTTTTGGACATTTCACCTGCGGCGAACGTGGAGAGATCGTCTGCAACTCTGGATGGAAAGGCCAATATTGCACAGAAC CACTCTGCCTCCCTGGGTGTGACGAGGAGCATGGGTTTTGTGACAAGCCAGATGAGTGCAA GTGCAGAGTAGGCTTCAGTGGAAAGTACTGTGATGACTGTATCCGTTATCCAGGATGCCTTCACGGCACCTGCCAGCAGCCGTGGCAATGCAACTGCCAGGAAGGCTGGGGCGGACTCTTTTGCAACCAAG ATCTGAACTACTGCACCCATCACAAACCCTGCATGAATGGAGCAACTTGTACCAACACTGGTCAGGGCAGCTACACCTGTACCTGCAAGCCTGGATTCAGTGGAGAAAACTGTGAGGTCGAGGTCAACGAGTGCTCAGACAATCCCTGCAGAAATGGGGGAAGCTGCACT GATAAAGAGAACTCCTACACCTGTGCCTGTCCTCCTGGATACTATGGCAAGAACTGTGAGTTGAGCGCCAATGACTGTGCTGATGGACCATGCTTCAATGAGGGTCGCTGCATCAACAACCCAGATGGAGGATACTACTGCCAGTGCCCAGCAGCCTATGCTGGTTTCAACTGCGAAAAGAAAATTGACCACTGCAGCTCCAATCCCTGCTCGAATG GAGCTAAGTGTTTGGACCTTGTGGATTCATACCTGTGCCAGTGTCCAGATGGTTATGTGGGAGACCACTGCAACGACAACGTTGACGAGTGTGCCAGCTTCCCGTGCCAGAATGGTGGCAGCTGCCAGGATGGACTCAACGACTACACCTGCACGTGTCCACCGGGCTACACTGGTAAAAACTGCACCAACCCGGTGAGCAGGTGTGCCCATAATCCATGCCACAATGGTGCCACCTGCCACGAAAGGGAGGGGCGCtacatctgtgcatgtgtgcccgGCTACGGAGGGCGCAACTGCCAGTTCCTTCTGCCCGAGGCCAACGGACAGCCTATGGTCGAGGGGCACGATAAACACTACGGGGAGGGGGACGACAAAGGCGAGGAGCAGAGCGAGTACTTCCCCTGGATGGCGGTCTGCGCCGGGATTattctggtgctgctgctgctgctgggcagcGCCGTGCTGGTGGCGTTTGTACGCGTCAAGCTCCAGCGACGGAGCCAGCTGATGGAGACtcgcagcgagagagagaccatgaaCAACCTGGCCAACAACTGCAGCCGCGACAAGGACCTGTCTGTTAGCGTCATTGGCACCAGCCAGGTCAAGAACATCAACAAGAGGGTGGACTTTCACAGCGACAACTCTGCCGGCCTTGGGGGCAACTCAGAAAAGAATGGCTACAAGTCGCGCTACCTGTCTGTGGATTACAATCTGGTGCACGAGCTGAAACAGGACGAAGCGTGTGGGAGAGATGACCTGGAGAAAGGCGACCCGAAATGTGAAGCTAAAGGTGACGCCAAGTGCGAAGCCGCGTGTGAACCACTGGACTCTGACTTAGATGAGAAACACAGAAATCGCTTAAAGAG TGACGCCTCAGAAAAGAAACGTCCAGAGTCGTCGTCGTGCAAAGACACAAAGTACCAGTCAGTGTACGTCATATCAGATGAAAAAGATGAATGTATTATCGCAACTGAG gTTTAA